Proteins from a genomic interval of Leptospiraceae bacterium:
- a CDS encoding nucleotidyltransferase domain-containing protein, giving the protein MNQEIIQTISEYFKTKKINKAYLFGSFAKGIETDTSDIDILVELSESIGFMKLIEYKLDLEEKLNKKIDLVTPASLSPRILPLIQKDWKLIYERQ; this is encoded by the coding sequence ATGAATCAAGAGATTATCCAGACTATATCTGAATATTTTAAAACCAAAAAAATAAACAAAGCTTATCTTTTTGGTTCTTTTGCAAAAGGAATAGAAACAGATACAAGTGATATTGATATATTGGTCGAATTAAGTGAATCTATCGGATTTATGAAATTAATTGAATATAAATTAGATTTGGAAGAAAAATTAAATAAAAAAATTGATTTAGTCACTCCAGCTTCTCTATCTCCTCGAATCCTTCCTTTGATTCAAAAAGATTGGAAATTAATTTATGAACGACAATGA
- a CDS encoding biopolymer transporter ExbD has protein sequence MIKLKKKVELEEISAASMSDIAFLLLVFFMVTAVFFVKEGLNIKLPRKNVPPTQVLRSNVFEIIVTGETVSLRNVSVGTKYYKTLMEFREELNKLEIPELSQKLAIISTSGETKYGNMLDALSVVQLRGFTQVNVRKKK, from the coding sequence ATGATTAAATTAAAGAAAAAAGTAGAATTAGAAGAAATTTCAGCGGCTTCTATGTCGGATATTGCATTTCTTCTTTTAGTATTTTTTATGGTGACTGCTGTGTTTTTTGTTAAGGAAGGATTAAATATTAAACTTCCTAGAAAGAATGTTCCTCCAACGCAGGTATTACGTTCAAATGTCTTTGAAATAATCGTGACTGGAGAAACGGTATCTCTCCGAAATGTTTCTGTAGGAACAAAATACTATAAGACCCTTATGGAATTTAGAGAAGAATTAAACAAACTAGAAATTCCAGAGCTGTCTCAAAAATTAGCAATCATCTCTACAAGTGGAGAGACGAAATATGGGAATATGTTAGATGCGTTATCCGTCGTACAACTAAGGGGATTTACCCAAGTTAATGTAAGGAAAAAGAAATGA
- a CDS encoding MFS transporter yields the protein MNSISKSRNLLSYFGLGELSSQGWRVILAFWMIIGMTFFLFGDQNLIAPNLKNIAASFGITDQKEIDWYMGGLIPIFFFILGGCVSISMGYFSQKFSRKNLLLFSVLMGEIPCFLTGFSTSYTEFFIYRVLCGFGLGGVFPVLFSIVGDYFSSKSRVTATAYISLAMGLGVGIGQLVGGILGNSDPINGWRTSFIIMSIPSFVFAFVYWIFCKEPKQGIMEEEFRDINVDELSHKLSLEDIKIILKSKTNLGVFLQGIPGCVPWGVFFVFLVDYYESTYSLGKAEASGLLTFAAIGIFLGTFLGGLIGQKLFNINRTYQPLFAMASIFLGVFPCLYLLHAGPIVHSPIFILVNIFAGMIITFPLSNVRSILIAANSPKNRSAAFALYNLTDDLGKGLGPALSAIILTLIPNRTIALSISILFWIPSALFWLPIVFNFKKDELKVRESLIIDAMRVKANT from the coding sequence ATGAACTCAATCAGTAAGTCGAGAAACCTTCTTTCCTATTTTGGATTAGGAGAATTATCTTCTCAAGGCTGGAGAGTAATTTTAGCTTTTTGGATGATAATTGGAATGACTTTCTTTTTATTCGGCGATCAAAACTTAATTGCTCCAAATCTAAAAAACATCGCCGCCTCTTTCGGTATCACAGACCAAAAAGAAATCGATTGGTATATGGGGGGGCTAATACCAATTTTCTTCTTTATTCTCGGTGGGTGTGTGTCTATTTCTATGGGATATTTTTCTCAAAAATTTTCTCGAAAAAATTTACTGTTATTTTCTGTTCTTATGGGAGAAATTCCATGTTTTCTAACTGGATTTTCTACTTCTTATACTGAATTTTTTATTTATAGAGTATTATGCGGATTTGGATTGGGTGGGGTTTTTCCAGTATTATTTTCTATTGTCGGGGATTATTTTTCTTCAAAGTCCAGAGTGACGGCTACTGCCTATATTTCGCTCGCAATGGGACTCGGTGTGGGTATAGGACAATTAGTCGGAGGAATTCTTGGCAATTCCGATCCAATCAATGGCTGGAGAACTAGCTTTATTATAATGTCAATTCCTTCCTTTGTTTTTGCTTTCGTATACTGGATATTTTGTAAGGAACCCAAACAAGGCATAATGGAAGAAGAATTCCGAGATATAAATGTAGATGAATTAAGTCATAAATTATCCTTAGAAGATATAAAAATAATATTAAAAAGTAAAACTAACCTAGGAGTCTTTTTACAAGGAATTCCTGGGTGTGTCCCGTGGGGTGTATTTTTTGTATTTTTAGTAGATTATTATGAATCAACATATTCTTTAGGAAAAGCAGAAGCTTCCGGATTACTGACATTTGCCGCTATTGGAATATTTCTTGGAACTTTTTTAGGTGGATTAATCGGGCAAAAACTATTTAATATCAATAGGACATACCAACCATTATTTGCAATGGCCTCAATTTTTCTTGGAGTATTTCCATGTCTTTATTTACTTCATGCTGGTCCAATCGTACACTCTCCTATTTTTATTTTAGTAAATATTTTTGCAGGAATGATTATCACATTTCCACTATCGAATGTTCGGTCTATTTTAATTGCAGCGAATTCTCCTAAAAATAGAAGTGCTGCATTTGCACTCTATAACTTGACGGACGATCTTGGAAAAGGTCTCGGTCCTGCATTGAGTGCAATTATATTAACATTGATCCCGAATAGAACAATAGCTCTATCGATTTCCATTTTATTTTGGATTCCTAGTGCATTATTTTGGTTGCCTATTGTATTTAATTTTAAAAAAGATGAATTAAAGGTAAGAGAATCATTAATAATAGATGCAATGAGGGTAAAGGCAAATACATGA
- a CDS encoding AbrB/MazE/SpoVT family DNA-binding domain-containing protein, translating to MSAITLKVDKFGRILIPQEIRNRLGILEGGALELQEEKGMIQLFVSPTKNTNYLKKKSNILIYTGKLENKKAILDFQKKMREGRINYLQGLK from the coding sequence ATGAGTGCAATAACTTTAAAAGTAGATAAATTCGGTAGAATTTTAATTCCCCAAGAAATTCGAAATAGATTAGGTATCCTCGAAGGTGGGGCTCTTGAATTACAAGAAGAGAAGGGAATGATTCAACTATTTGTTTCTCCGACTAAGAACACGAACTATTTAAAGAAAAAGAGTAATATACTAATTTACACTGGCAAATTAGAAAATAAAAAAGCAATTCTTGATTTTCAAAAAAAAATGCGAGAAGGTAGAATTAATTATTTGCAAGGATTAAAATAA
- the murB gene encoding UDP-N-acetylmuramate dehydrogenase yields the protein MKSLTQTQKSEVIQSLNQKKISYRRDVNLSVLSSFKIGGISPLVIEPENNESLLLTLELLKQTDAPFKVLGGGSNLLISDIPDDFITLRLSGEFKEFRQIEDGIFYIGAAANTTPTFKKISLMGYTGVEFLSTIPGWVGGAVIQNAGCYGGELFNKTEFVEFIKDGSLHRKKKGEVEHGYRFTEFLRNKDSIITGIQVKVEAGNLEEIEASLKEKRDKRNSSQPENKKSAGSVFKNPNLKDEQGNPIKSWKLIDNAGLRGLIRGGAQISPEHCNFIVNTGGATAADVHYLVQTIREKVLSSSGILLEREVEYFGKIE from the coding sequence ATGAAATCCTTAACACAAACACAAAAGTCAGAGGTTATCCAATCTCTAAACCAAAAAAAAATTTCTTATCGAAGGGATGTAAATTTATCCGTATTATCCTCATTTAAGATTGGAGGAATTTCCCCTTTAGTCATCGAACCAGAAAATAACGAAAGTCTTTTATTAACGTTAGAACTTTTAAAACAAACCGACGCTCCGTTTAAAGTTTTGGGAGGTGGTTCAAATCTTTTGATTTCAGATATTCCAGATGATTTTATTACGCTTAGACTTTCTGGTGAGTTTAAGGAATTTAGACAAATAGAAGATGGCATTTTTTACATTGGAGCGGCGGCTAACACCACACCTACCTTCAAAAAGATTTCGCTTATGGGATATACCGGCGTTGAGTTTTTGAGCACGATTCCCGGCTGGGTTGGGGGTGCTGTGATTCAAAATGCTGGTTGTTACGGCGGAGAACTTTTTAATAAAACAGAATTTGTTGAATTCATAAAAGACGGCAGTCTACATCGGAAGAAAAAAGGAGAAGTAGAGCACGGTTACCGGTTTACAGAGTTTCTCCGCAACAAAGATTCTATCATCACTGGAATTCAAGTCAAAGTAGAAGCGGGCAATTTAGAAGAAATCGAAGCATCTCTAAAAGAAAAACGCGACAAACGAAATTCTTCCCAACCAGAAAACAAAAAAAGTGCCGGCTCTGTATTTAAAAATCCAAACTTGAAAGACGAACAGGGAAATCCTATTAAAAGTTGGAAACTGATTGACAACGCAGGGCTAAGAGGTCTTATCCGCGGCGGGGCACAGATTTCCCCTGAACATTGTAATTTTATTGTGAATACGGGTGGTGCTACAGCGGCTGATGTGCATTATCTTGTCCAAACCATTCGAGAAAAAGTTTTATCCTCCAGTGGAATACTTTTAGAAAGAGAAGTAGAATACTTTGGAAAAATTGAATAA
- a CDS encoding DUF86 domain-containing protein, whose amino-acid sequence MNDNDKIRLQHILEAMEDIESFVVTCNREEFLRNKLIQSAVVRQFEIIGEASGALSQETQSQYSNIPWRIMKNFRNVLIHQYFGVDYNEVYTVIENELHFLKSEIYNIVN is encoded by the coding sequence ATGAACGACAATGATAAAATTAGATTACAACATATATTAGAAGCGATGGAAGATATTGAATCTTTTGTTGTCACATGCAATCGAGAAGAGTTTCTTAGAAATAAATTAATTCAGAGTGCTGTTGTAAGGCAATTCGAAATTATTGGAGAAGCCTCTGGTGCGTTGTCACAGGAAACGCAATCTCAGTATTCTAATATCCCTTGGCGGATAATGAAAAATTTTCGCAATGTATTAATTCACCAATATTTTGGTGTAGATTACAACGAAGTATATACCGTTATTGAAAATGAACTCCATTTTTTAAAAAGTGAAATCTATAATATAGTAAACTAG
- a CDS encoding phosphotransferase, giving the protein MNEFLSYKGKIFEKMTLVPKEASVRNYYRVHYENSELVLSIDENFTSTPYAFLEVQKFLKQNEIPVPDVIRYNLDLHAILLSDAGEADLTSITDDKEYILELKKSLDFILKLQTLNPIPIIADKSFHYEKLMFEVNHTCTGYDRFKDTYKTDILITGEMYAFFQEATQFLANYDEKVICHRDYHARNILLNEKGDQTIIDFQDMMMGTPQYDLASLVYDAYRPLPLKLREELYNYFKSQSPYKGKRFREYYLTQALQRSFKALGTYLVQFNDKKNIRFKESIPKALENLMEICQLGGFPDQLYVFFFLLHKRLKENELFNKK; this is encoded by the coding sequence ATGAATGAATTTCTTTCTTATAAAGGAAAGATATTTGAGAAAATGACTCTCGTTCCAAAAGAGGCATCTGTTAGAAACTATTATCGAGTTCATTATGAGAATTCAGAATTGGTATTAAGTATTGATGAAAATTTTACTTCTACACCATATGCATTTTTAGAAGTCCAGAAATTTTTAAAACAAAATGAAATTCCTGTTCCAGATGTGATTCGTTATAATTTAGATTTACATGCTATTCTATTGTCAGATGCCGGCGAAGCGGATTTAACTTCTATTACGGATGACAAGGAGTATATATTAGAATTAAAAAAGTCATTAGACTTCATTCTAAAATTACAAACTTTAAATCCAATTCCAATTATCGCAGATAAATCTTTTCATTATGAAAAATTAATGTTCGAAGTAAACCATACTTGCACTGGGTATGATCGATTTAAAGATACTTATAAAACAGATATTTTGATTACAGGAGAAATGTATGCATTTTTCCAAGAGGCAACTCAGTTTCTTGCCAACTACGACGAAAAAGTGATTTGCCATCGAGATTATCACGCGCGTAATATCTTGTTAAACGAGAAAGGTGACCAAACAATTATAGATTTTCAAGATATGATGATGGGAACTCCGCAATATGATTTAGCAAGTTTAGTATATGACGCATATCGTCCGTTGCCACTCAAACTTCGAGAAGAGTTATATAATTATTTTAAAAGTCAATCCCCATATAAGGGAAAACGATTTAGAGAATATTATTTAACTCAAGCATTGCAAAGATCCTTTAAAGCACTCGGGACTTATTTAGTTCAATTCAACGACAAAAAGAATATTCGTTTCAAAGAAAGTATTCCCAAAGCACTTGAAAATCTAATGGAGATTTGCCAGTTAGGCGGTTTTCCAGATCAACTTTATGTATTCTTTTTCCTACTCCACAAGCGGCTAAAGGAAAATGAGTTATTCAATAAAAAATAA
- a CDS encoding acyl-CoA thioesterase → MPDHANHYGTAFGGVIMSWIDLIAVMVAQRHCEREAVTLSVDRLTFISPIQIGDHVILRASVNYTGTSSMEIGVQVIKENPYKQERVRATTAYLTFVALDENKKPVPVPTIIPETEDEIRRFNNAKIRQQAMKELKGKLKMKV, encoded by the coding sequence ATGCCAGATCACGCCAATCATTACGGAACAGCATTCGGGGGAGTCATCATGTCCTGGATTGACTTAATTGCTGTAATGGTTGCCCAAAGACATTGTGAACGGGAGGCAGTAACCCTTTCAGTCGATCGATTAACGTTTATTTCTCCCATCCAAATCGGCGACCATGTAATCCTTCGTGCGAGTGTAAATTATACCGGAACATCTTCTATGGAAATCGGCGTGCAGGTAATCAAAGAAAACCCCTACAAACAAGAAAGAGTCCGAGCGACTACTGCGTATTTGACGTTTGTCGCTTTAGATGAAAACAAAAAGCCCGTTCCCGTTCCAACAATTATCCCCGAAACCGAAGACGAAATTCGTCGTTTCAATAACGCGAAAATTCGTCAACAGGCTATGAAGGAGTTGAAGGGGAAATTGAAGATGAAGGTTTAG
- a CDS encoding TldD/PmbA family protein — protein sequence MDEKKAEKIIQAGLDKKADFVELFVEETRGASVAYNNRKVETASAGTDYGIGIRMIYGTEVFYANTSNDEEEHLLQLIEALSKTKSDTKQSVQAGKVIQLQEKLFPSLHTITLDPRKIGQEKKLSILKLADETARALSPKVAQVSARAFDSVSNILIFNSEGLMVKDFRVLSRFTMSVTTMDGGEMFSAGESPGAQRGFEFFESLDVANYAKTATERALLMLSAGYVTGKKMPVVMGNGFGGVIFHEACGHPLETEAIRKKASPFCDKLGQQIAHTAVTAIDEGAIPNSWGSINVDDEGYPVEKTVLIENGILKNYLSDRVGAMETGVRRTGSARRESYHYAPVSRMRNTYIDNGKDKFEEMILSIEDGLYAKKMGGGSVNPATGEFNFAVEEGYLIKNGKITVPVRGATLIGKGHEILPKISMVGDDLEITAGMCGAASGSIPVTVGQPSIKVDEILVGGR from the coding sequence ATGGACGAGAAAAAAGCAGAGAAAATCATTCAAGCTGGACTTGATAAAAAAGCAGACTTCGTAGAATTATTTGTAGAGGAAACACGAGGTGCATCCGTAGCGTATAACAACCGTAAGGTGGAGACAGCAAGTGCAGGAACCGATTATGGAATTGGCATTCGAATGATTTATGGAACAGAAGTTTTTTATGCAAATACTAGTAATGATGAAGAAGAACATTTATTACAACTAATCGAAGCATTGTCAAAAACAAAGTCTGACACAAAACAATCTGTCCAAGCAGGCAAAGTAATCCAATTACAAGAAAAATTATTTCCGAGTTTACACACCATTACCCTTGATCCTAGAAAAATTGGACAAGAAAAAAAATTATCTATTCTAAAACTCGCCGATGAAACAGCTCGCGCTCTATCGCCCAAAGTTGCACAAGTAAGTGCGCGTGCGTTTGATTCCGTATCGAACATTTTAATTTTTAACAGCGAGGGGCTAATGGTAAAAGACTTTCGTGTTCTATCTCGTTTTACTATGTCTGTAACAACAATGGATGGAGGCGAAATGTTTTCAGCAGGAGAATCTCCAGGGGCACAGAGAGGATTTGAATTTTTTGAGTCTTTAGATGTAGCAAATTACGCAAAAACGGCAACCGAAAGAGCATTACTTATGTTATCCGCAGGATATGTGACTGGAAAAAAAATGCCTGTTGTAATGGGAAATGGATTTGGCGGAGTAATATTTCACGAAGCTTGCGGTCATCCACTTGAGACGGAAGCAATTCGCAAAAAAGCTTCTCCATTTTGTGATAAACTAGGTCAACAAATCGCGCATACCGCAGTCACTGCAATTGATGAAGGAGCAATTCCTAATTCGTGGGGATCTATCAATGTGGATGACGAAGGTTATCCAGTCGAGAAAACAGTTCTTATTGAAAATGGAATTTTAAAAAATTATCTTTCTGACAGAGTTGGCGCAATGGAAACAGGAGTGCGAAGAACTGGATCGGCAAGACGGGAATCTTACCATTATGCGCCGGTTTCTCGAATGAGAAATACTTATATAGATAATGGCAAAGACAAGTTCGAAGAAATGATTCTTTCCATCGAAGATGGACTATATGCAAAAAAAATGGGAGGCGGTTCAGTAAATCCTGCAACCGGCGAATTCAACTTTGCAGTGGAAGAAGGATATCTCATTAAAAATGGAAAGATTACTGTTCCTGTTCGGGGAGCAACGTTAATCGGAAAAGGACATGAAATACTGCCTAAGATTTCTATGGTGGGAGATGACTTGGAGATAACAGCGGGTATGTGCGGAGCCGCTTCCGGTTCGATTCCTGTTACAGTGGGACAACCAAGTATAAAAGTAGATGAAATTTTAGTGGGTGGTAGATAA
- a CDS encoding TldD/PmbA family protein has protein sequence MKLEEAVEFMSAEAKRQMADNFDVIGVESDESGVEVFEGKVKSTEIASSRGIGIRLFKEGRPGIAYTEKFSIDAIKQAVTDASAHSRITDRMELDLPEGVKLPDIDLESYREEVNGISFDQMIDLGMKLEQVALNQDKKIVNVPFLGVSKSSGRSVIQNSKGVYYTKRSNAVSAGLGVVAKEGESSKMGIYSNGGRSYSIFDTDFMSKKAVERALELLGAEPVASKQYPVVFSNRVSSSIIGMFLAPYFAELVQKGQSRLADKIGQQIAAVDFTMTCDPHIPGFPGSRLFDSEGVATKKTPIVKNGILQTFLYNLESSKKAGIAPTGNGSRSYAGKAGTSTSNLIVDKGTKTVEELLSIYPECLYITKLEGSSGCSAISGEISIGVQGFFYQNGKRIRPVDRITLNSNYFDLLHLIRGFSNEYNDAFSSVKIPDILVESMYVAG, from the coding sequence ATGAAATTAGAAGAAGCAGTAGAATTTATGAGTGCAGAAGCAAAGCGGCAAATGGCGGATAACTTCGACGTAATTGGCGTAGAATCCGACGAGTCGGGAGTTGAAGTATTTGAAGGAAAAGTAAAGAGCACAGAAATAGCAAGCTCTCGAGGAATTGGAATTCGCCTCTTTAAAGAAGGCAGACCGGGGATTGCTTACACCGAAAAATTTTCCATAGACGCAATCAAACAAGCGGTGACAGATGCCAGCGCACACTCTCGAATAACCGATAGAATGGAACTTGATTTACCAGAGGGTGTAAAACTTCCTGACATAGACTTAGAAAGTTATAGAGAAGAAGTCAATGGAATTAGTTTTGATCAAATGATCGATCTTGGAATGAAACTAGAACAAGTAGCACTTAACCAAGATAAAAAAATCGTAAACGTTCCCTTTTTAGGAGTTTCTAAATCCTCTGGACGATCCGTAATTCAAAACTCTAAAGGTGTATATTACACAAAAAGGAGTAACGCGGTATCCGCTGGACTTGGTGTTGTTGCAAAAGAAGGGGAGTCGAGCAAAATGGGCATTTACTCCAACGGTGGGCGTTCGTATTCTATTTTTGACACAGACTTTATGTCCAAAAAAGCAGTTGAGCGCGCATTAGAACTATTAGGCGCTGAACCGGTAGCAAGTAAACAATATCCGGTTGTATTTTCCAACCGTGTTAGTTCTAGCATCATAGGAATGTTTCTTGCTCCCTACTTCGCGGAATTAGTCCAGAAAGGACAATCCCGATTAGCCGACAAAATAGGACAACAGATTGCTGCAGTAGATTTTACCATGACTTGTGATCCGCATATTCCAGGTTTTCCTGGCTCAAGACTTTTTGACAGCGAAGGAGTCGCTACAAAAAAAACTCCCATTGTAAAAAATGGAATTTTACAAACCTTTCTCTACAATTTAGAATCATCTAAAAAAGCAGGAATCGCACCCACTGGAAATGGAAGCCGCTCCTACGCCGGAAAAGCAGGAACTAGCACTTCCAATCTAATTGTAGACAAAGGTACGAAGACTGTTGAGGAGCTACTCTCTATTTACCCTGAATGTCTCTACATCACCAAACTCGAAGGTTCTTCAGGATGTTCTGCTATTTCTGGTGAAATTTCTATCGGAGTTCAAGGATTTTTCTATCAGAATGGTAAACGCATACGACCTGTTGACCGCATAACGCTCAATTCAAATTACTTTGACTTACTCCACTTGATACGCGGATTTTCTAATGAATACAATGATGCTTTTAGTTCGGTTAAGATTCCAGATATTTTGGTGGAGTCGATGTATGTGGCTGGGTGA
- a CDS encoding energy transducer TonB: protein MAQATLEKENNPNNPEVKPRRSKRAIIHRFIDRNRLNVGLTISTILQLLVLFFWYTPDLKFNSLDKFVDEVAFVDSVAITENVADTPTDGDVELADQLKKEIQEDPRISGAQDAILSGATAPVDLSPSVKPEYTDEARSAGVEGAMTLEVVIADTGEVIQVRSIGKKFGFGLEEEAIKTYRSKKFSPSFLEGKAITVKVLVPIRFKLN from the coding sequence ATGGCGCAGGCAACATTAGAAAAAGAGAATAATCCTAATAATCCGGAAGTAAAACCAAGACGTTCTAAGCGTGCAATCATTCATAGGTTTATTGATCGTAACCGCTTAAATGTGGGCTTAACGATTTCGACTATATTGCAATTGCTTGTATTGTTTTTTTGGTATACACCTGATTTAAAATTTAACTCTCTAGATAAATTTGTAGATGAAGTAGCATTTGTTGATTCTGTAGCAATCACCGAAAACGTAGCTGATACTCCGACTGATGGCGATGTAGAGCTTGCTGATCAACTTAAGAAAGAAATCCAAGAAGATCCACGAATCTCCGGAGCACAGGATGCAATTCTTTCAGGTGCAACTGCCCCTGTGGATCTAAGCCCAAGTGTAAAACCAGAATATACCGACGAAGCACGATCGGCAGGTGTGGAAGGAGCTATGACCTTAGAAGTAGTCATTGCTGATACGGGTGAAGTAATTCAAGTTAGATCTATTGGGAAAAAGTTTGGTTTTGGTTTAGAAGAAGAAGCAATTAAAACCTATCGGTCAAAAAAGTTTTCTCCTTCGTTTTTGGAAGGTAAAGCAATTACAGTTAAAGTACTTGTGCCTATTCGGTTTAAGTTGAATTAG
- the mtnC gene encoding acireductone synthase, translated as MKLEDFSVCLFDIEGTTTPISFVHEVLFPYSKEKLSDFIFKGKLDPKIVSELITENRKDIQEGFFSAHILGADHVVNLPTLISYLQYLIRVDRKSKPLKEIQGQIWKVGYDKGELKSILFPDVPVFFQNLEYRQIQIGIYSSGSVEAQKYIFKHSKYGDLTKYISFYFDTNVGGKREKKSYEEISRQIKINSNRILFFTDVKEEADAALDANYSVCILDRPGNNPQPSHSYPTIQNFSNLD; from the coding sequence ATGAAATTAGAAGATTTTTCAGTTTGTTTATTTGATATTGAAGGAACTACAACTCCGATTAGTTTTGTTCATGAAGTATTATTTCCTTATTCGAAAGAAAAATTATCGGATTTTATATTTAAGGGAAAACTCGACCCAAAAATTGTATCGGAGTTAATAACAGAAAACCGCAAAGATATTCAGGAAGGTTTTTTTTCAGCACATATACTGGGAGCAGATCATGTTGTAAATCTACCTACTCTTATATCTTATTTGCAATATCTAATTCGGGTAGATCGAAAAAGCAAACCTCTCAAAGAGATTCAAGGACAAATTTGGAAAGTAGGTTATGATAAAGGCGAGCTAAAAAGCATACTATTTCCTGATGTTCCTGTTTTTTTCCAAAACTTGGAATATAGACAAATTCAGATTGGAATCTATTCATCAGGAAGTGTTGAAGCACAGAAATATATTTTCAAACATTCAAAGTATGGCGACCTTACGAAATATATATCCTTTTACTTTGACACTAACGTTGGAGGAAAAAGAGAAAAGAAAAGTTACGAAGAAATTTCGCGCCAAATTAAAATTAACTCCAATAGAATTTTATTTTTCACTGATGTAAAAGAAGAAGCAGATGCTGCTCTTGATGCAAATTATTCTGTATGTATATTAGACCGACCTGGAAATAATCCCCAACCATCTCACTCCTATCCTACAATACAAAATTTTTCCAACCTAGATTAA
- a CDS encoding biopolymer transporter ExbD produces the protein MIRRNKTNPSIPVSSMADIAFLLLVFFMVTSVLDSDPDLPIALPDVPGGEQLNKKVSNIYLSADKNRTVYYNSMRVPLAEAINNVRAKLATTPDLKVLIHADKDLTYNEVDNVFDMLKESGALSISLVTQTSAGGGVKGN, from the coding sequence ATGATAAGAAGAAATAAAACAAATCCGTCTATACCTGTAAGCTCCATGGCTGATATTGCATTTTTACTTTTAGTATTTTTTATGGTGACATCGGTATTGGACTCTGATCCAGATTTGCCAATTGCGCTTCCAGATGTTCCAGGCGGAGAGCAGTTAAATAAAAAAGTCTCAAATATATATTTGAGTGCAGATAAAAATCGAACGGTCTATTATAATTCGATGCGAGTTCCACTAGCAGAAGCAATCAATAATGTCCGAGCGAAACTTGCGACTACTCCAGATTTAAAAGTCCTAATACATGCAGACAAAGACCTTACCTACAATGAAGTAGACAATGTATTCGATATGTTAAAGGAATCTGGGGCGCTCAGTATCTCTCTAGTTACCCAGACTTCAGCGGGCGGCGGTGTAAAAGGAAATTAA
- a CDS encoding NAD-dependent deacylase — translation MILDPLIISKIKSAKRVTVLSGAGISAESGIPTFRGAGGYWKSYRAEDLATPEAFALNPKLVWEWYCMRMQVCLDAKPNPGHDIVAKMEQYFPEFLLITQNVDGLHVRAGNKKLVEIHGNIFTARCTTCNTKFTFQKVPLEIPVNCVSCGKLARPHIVWFGESYDMEILNQARNFLLKSDLIFIIGTSGQVSVPVQLAIEAIKNGAYSVEINPEISTLSNEVDMHFAKPSGDILPKIWQEIIEN, via the coding sequence ATGATACTTGACCCACTCATTATTTCAAAAATCAAGTCTGCAAAAAGAGTAACAGTATTATCCGGTGCCGGCATTTCAGCTGAAAGTGGTATACCTACATTTCGTGGAGCTGGTGGTTACTGGAAATCCTATCGAGCAGAAGATTTGGCAACACCAGAGGCATTTGCCCTTAACCCCAAATTAGTATGGGAGTGGTATTGTATGCGTATGCAAGTTTGTTTAGATGCCAAACCAAATCCGGGTCACGATATAGTTGCAAAAATGGAGCAGTATTTTCCTGAATTTTTACTTATAACTCAAAATGTTGACGGACTTCACGTTCGTGCGGGAAACAAAAAGTTAGTCGAAATTCACGGAAATATTTTTACTGCCCGATGTACAACCTGTAATACTAAATTTACATTTCAAAAAGTACCGTTAGAAATTCCTGTTAATTGTGTTTCCTGCGGAAAATTAGCAAGACCTCATATAGTCTGGTTTGGCGAATCTTATGATATGGAGATTTTGAACCAAGCTAGAAATTTTTTGCTTAAATCTGATTTAATATTCATAATTGGAACTTCTGGTCAGGTAAGTGTTCCGGTTCAATTGGCAATTGAGGCAATAAAGAATGGAGCGTATTCCGTCGAAATAAATCCGGAAATTTCGACCTTATCTAATGAAGTAGATATGCATTTTGCAAAACCCTCAGGAGACATTTTACCCAAAATTTGGCAAGAAATTATTGAAAATTAA